From the genome of Gracilinanus agilis isolate LMUSP501 chromosome 2, AgileGrace, whole genome shotgun sequence, one region includes:
- the LOC123233123 gene encoding LOW QUALITY PROTEIN: protein FAM200B-like (The sequence of the model RefSeq protein was modified relative to this genomic sequence to represent the inferred CDS: inserted 1 base in 1 codon; deleted 1 base in 1 codon), whose protein sequence is MAQPKKKMYCRQYNIKFLKYGFIESPVNNTLPMCLICQKVLSNEAMKPSRRQERLTKIHGDKEDKDLSYFQTLKEKFIKKPTLAKLFSSATTQDGDGLLLASYNISLMIAKSGKPHTTDEEPIIPAISEVIHTVLHKPASDIIKKISLSNNTVQRRLDDMARDVEDSLCGYLKTSQFSIQLDESTLPGNEALLLAYMRFTKEEQICQEFLFAKYLXTDTKGESIFRALDEFFKEKEIPLSNILSVATEGAPAMVGRYRGFLHIHRTLYQPSSTSSCQKFKCTPT, encoded by the exons ATGGCTcaaccaaagaaaaaaatgtattgtaGACAATATAATATCAAATTTTTGAAATATGGCTTTATTGAGTCACCTGTAAACAATACATTACCAATGTGCCTCATTTGCCAGAAAGTTTTATCAAACGAAGCTATGAAGCCTTCCAGACGACAAGAACGTTTGACTAAAATTCATGGTGataaagaagataaggatttatcttattttcaaacactaaaagaaaaatttatcaaAAAACCAACATTGGCAAAACTTTTTTCAAGCGCAACCACACAAGATGGCGAtggcttg ttgcttgcttcttaCAATATTTCATTAATGATTGCCAAATCGGGAAAACCTCATACTACTGATGAAGAACCAATTATACCGGCTATAAGTGAAGTAATACATACTGTGCTACACAAGCCAGCATCTGATATTATCAAGAAAATTTCGTTGAGCAATAATACAGTGCAAAGAAGACTTGATGACATGGCTCGAGATGTTGAAGATTCATTGTGTGGATATTTAAAAACATCTCAGTTTTCTATTCAACTTGATGAGTCAACTTTGCCAGGAAATGAAGCTTTACTTTTAGCATACATGCGATTCACAAAGGAGGAACAAATTTGCCAAGAattcttatttgcaaaatatt caACTGATACTAAAGGAGAATCAATATTTCGTGCATTGGatgagttttttaaagaaaaagaaatacctctGAGTAATATCTTATCAGTAGCCACAGAGGGTGCTCCAGCAATGGTAGGGCGCTACAGAGGTTTCTTGCATATTCACCGTACACTGTATCAGCCGTCATCAACATCTAGTTGCCAAAAATTTAAGTGCACGCCTACATAA